One region of Vigna angularis cultivar LongXiaoDou No.4 chromosome 10, ASM1680809v1, whole genome shotgun sequence genomic DNA includes:
- the LOC108336075 gene encoding tubby-like F-box protein 5 — translation MSLKSIVRELKEMRDGIGNMSKRGVESRRWNGRTKSHVAPDITLTSLEPIQQGQWAHLPPELLLDIISRVEESETTWPARAVVVHCGSVCKSWRDVTKEIAKTPEQCGRITFPISLKQPGPRDSPIQCFIRRNRETSTYLLYIGLVPSENETDKLLLAAKKVRRATGTDFIVSLVADDFSRSSNTYVGKLRSNFLGTKFTIYDSQPPHGAAIQQDSGSSRRFHSKQASPRVSAFNYVVGTIAYELNVLRARGPRRMHCTMNSIPVSAIQEGGTAPTPTSFPQIIDKPFSPSPALKGKGPSTDLNNVNLPKLAVPSQGSSEPMVLKNKAPRWHEQLQCWCLNFKGRVTVASVKNFQLVAAVDPSHNVLAAEQEKVILQFGKIGKDIFTMDYRYPLSAFQAFAICLSSFDTKPACE, via the exons ATGTCGTTGAAAAGCATAGTAAGAGAACTGAAGGAGATGAGAGACGGGATTGGCAACATGTCAAAGCGAGGTGTGGAGAGCAGGCGTTGGAATGGTCGAACAAAGTCACATGTTGCTCCAGATATCACTCTAACTTCACTTGAACCGATTCAGCAAGGGCAGTGGGCGCATTTACCCCCTGAGTTGCTGCTGGACATAATAAGTAGGGTGGAAGAGAGCGAGACTACCTGGCCTGCACGTGCCGTTGTTGTTCATTGTGGTTCAGTTTGTAAATCTTGGAGGGATGTTACCAAAGAAATTGCCAAGACTCCTGAACAATGTGGAAGGATCACATTTCCTATTTCGTTGAAACAG CCCGGGCCACGGGATTCTCCAATACAGTGCTTTATCAGGAGGAACAGAGAAACTTCTACATATCTATTATACATTGGCCTGGTGCCAT CGGAGAACGAGACTGATAAGTTGCTACTAGCTGCCAAAAAGGTAAGAAGGGCAACAGGGACAGACTTTATTGTGTCTTTGGTTGCAGATGACTTTTCTCGCTCCAGCAACACATATGTTGGAAAACTCAG GTCTAATTTTTTGGGTACCAAGTTCACTATTTATGACAGCCAACCACCACACGGAGCTGCAATTCAACAAGATAGTGGGTCTAGTAGGAGATTTCATTCTAAGCAGGCATCTCCTAGAGTTTCAGCATTTAACTATGTTGTTGGCACCATTGCCTATGAGTTGAATGTTCTCCGTGCAAGAGGGCCAAGGAGAATGCATTGTACCATGAACTCCATACCTGTCTCAGCTATTCAGGAAGGGGGCACTGCTCCAACACCTACGTCTTTCCCTCAAATCATTGACAAGCCTTTTTCTCCCTCACCAGCTCTAAAAGGAAAAGGTCCAAGTACAGATTTAAATAATGTAAACCTCCCTAAGCTAGCAGTACCTAGTCAAGGGTCATCTGAGCCCATGGTACTAAAAAATAAGGCTCCTAGATGGCACGAGCAACTGCAATGCTGGTGCCTAAACTTCAAGGGTCGTGTTACAGTGGCTTCTGTTAAAAACTTTCAACTTGTGGCCGCAGTTGATCCATCTCATAATGTTTTAGCTGCAGAACAAGAAAAAGTAATCTTGCAGTTTGGAAAGATTGGAAAAGACATATTTACTATGGATTACCGTTATCCGCTCTCTGCCTTCCAAGCCTTTGCCATATGTCTGAGCAGCTTTGACACCAAACCAGCTTGTGAATGA
- the LOC108335250 gene encoding laccase-11, which yields MAAGMDFISSHKSLLVILFGFLGLFSFTVEAATKKYQFDIQVKNVSRLCHAKPIVTVNGRFPGPTIYVREGDRVQVNVTNHAKYNMSIHWHGIKQYRNGWADGPAYITQCPIQTGSSYTYDFNVTGQRGTLWWHAHILWLRATVYGAIVIMPKPGTPFPFPQPAREFEILLGEWWHNDVEAVETQGNQMGLPPNMSDAHTINGKPGPLFPCSEKHTYAMEVEQGKTYLLRIINAALDDELFFAIAGHNMTVVEVDAVYTKPFTTQAILIAPGQTTNVLVKANQVAGRYFVATRTFMDAPIPVDSKSATAIFQYKGIPNTVLPFLPFLPAANDTRFALSYNKKLRSLNSPLYPANVPLQVDRKLFYTIGLAKNSCPTCVNGTRLLASLNNVSFVMPQTALLQAHYFNIKGVYRTDFPDKPSTTFNYTGAPLTANLGTLTGTRISKVPFNSTVELVLQDTNLLTVESHPFHLHGYNFFVVGTGIGNFNPAKDPAKYNLVDPIERNTVGVPTGGWTAIRFRADNPGVWFMHCHLELHTGWGLKTAFLVEDGPGQDQSVVPPPKDLPTC from the exons ATGGCTGCTGGCATGGACTTCATCAGCAGTCACAAATCTTTGTTAGTGATTCTTTTCGGATTTCTTGGCTTATTCTCCTTCACAGTTGAAGCAGCCACAAAGAAATACCAGTTTGAC ATTCAAGTAAAGAATGTGAGTAGACTTTGTCATGCAAAACCCATTGTAACAGTAAATGGGAGGTTCCCAGGGCCAACGATTTATGTCAGAGAAGGAGATAGAGTACAAGTCAACGTAACCAACCATGCAAAATATAACATGTCAATTCACTG GCATGGAATTAAACAATATCGCAATGGTTGGGCTGATGGGCCAGCTTACATTACACAATGTCCGATTCAAACCGGTAGCAGCTACACTTATGATTTCAACGTCACAGGGCAAAGAGGAACCTTGTGGTGGCATGCTCATATTCTTTGGTTGAGGGCCACAGTGTATGGTGCTATTGTTATCATGCCAAAACCAGGGACTCCATTTCCTTTCCCACAGCCAGCTAGAGAATTTGAAATTCTGCTAG GAGAATGGTGGCACAATGACGTGGAAGCTGTTGAAACGCAAGGGAACCAAATGGGGTTGCCACCAAATATGTCAGATGCACATACAATCAATGGAAAGCCAGGACCACTCTTTCCTTGCTCAGAGAAAC ACACATATGCAATGGAGGTTGAACAAGGGAAGACTTACCTACTGAGAATCATCAACGCTGCCCTGGATGATGAGCTTTTCTTTGCCATTGCGGGTCACAACATGACAGTGGTGGAGGTTGACGCTGTTTACACAAAACCGTTCACCACTCAAGCCATTCTCATTGCACCTGGTCAAACCACAAATGTTCTTGTCAAGGCCAACCAAGTGGCTGGAAGATATTTCGTGGCTACAAGAACCTTTATGGATGCACCGATCCCAGTTGACAGCAAATCCGCCACAGCTATATTCCAATACAAAGGCATTCCAAACACTGTCCtcccttttcttccttttcttcctgCTGCCAATGACACGCGTTTTGCTCTGAGTTACAACAAGAAACTAAGAAGCCTAAACTCTCCTCTGTACCCTGCTAATGTTCCACTCCAAGTTGATCGAAAGCTCTTTTACACCATCGGTTTGGCCAAGAATTCTTGCCCCACGTGCGTCAATGGAACGCGGCTTCTTGCTTCCCTAAACAATGTCTCTTTTGTGATGCCCCAAACCGCGCTTCTCCAAGCTCACTACTTCAATATCAAGGGGGTTTACAGAACTGATTTTCCCGATAAGCCTTCAACCACTTTTAACTACACGGGTGCACCGTTAACGGCTAATCTTGGTACTTTAACGGGCACAAGAATTAGCAAGGTTCCCTTTAATTCTACAGTGGAGCTAGTTTTGCAAGACACCAACCTCCTCACTGTTGAGTCGCACCCTTTCCATCTTCATGGCTATAACTTCTTTGTTGTTGGAACTGGGATCGGTAATTTTAATCCTGCAAAAGACCCAGCTAAATATAACTTAGTAGATCCTATTGAGAGGAACACTGTCGGGGTTCCCACCGGTGGTTGGACCGCAATTCGTTTCAGAGCTGATAATCCAG GTGTTTGGTTCATGCATTGTCATTTGGAGCTGCACACAGGTTGGGGATTGAAAACGGCGTTCCTGGTGGAAGATGGACCAGGACAAGATCAATCTGTTGTTCCTCCACCAAAGGACCTTCCAACATGCTAG
- the LOC108335667 gene encoding laccase-11 → MASLGCSMSVLTFFFFVFVGLMSSSSEASVKKYQFDIQVANVSRLCHSKPIVTVNGRFPGPTIYVNEGDRVLINVTNHAQYNMSIHWHGLKQYRNGWADGPAYITQCPIQSGRSYAYDFNVTGQRGTLWWHAHILWLRATVYGAIVIMPTPGTPFPFPQPDREFEILLGEWWNNDVEEIENQGNQMGLPPNMSDAHTINGKPGPLFPCSEKHTFAMEVEQGKTYLLRIINAALNDELFFAIAGHTLTVVEVDAVYTKPFTTQAILIAPGQTSNVLVQANQVAGRYFMATKAFMDAPIPVDNKTATAILQYKGIPNTVLPILPQLPASNDTSFALSYNKKLRSLNSALYPANVPLKVDRNLFYTIGLGQNSCPTCLNGTRILASLNNVSFVMPQTALLQAHYFNIKGVFRTDFPDHPPTPFNYTGAPLTANLATLTGTRISKIAFNSTVELVLQDTNLLSVESHPFHLHGYNFFVVGTGVGNFDPAKDPAMYNLVDPIERNTVGVPTGGWTAIRFRADNPGVWFMHCHLELHTGWGLKTAFVVENGPGQDQSVRPPPKDLPTC, encoded by the exons ATGGCGAGCTTGGGGTGTTCCATGTCTGTCTTaacctttttcttctttgtattTGTTGGCTTAATGTCTTCTTCCTCTGAAGCTTCCGTAAAGAAATACCAGTTTGAT ATTCAAGTGGCGAATGTGAGTCGACTGTGTCATTCAAAGCCCATTGTAACGGTAAATGGGAGGTTCCCAGGGCCAACTATATATGTCAATGAAGGAGATAGAGTGCTGATCAATGTTACTAATCATGCACAATACAACATGTCGATTCACTG GCATGGACTTAAACAATATCGTAATGGTTGGGCGGATGGACCAGCTTATATCACACAGTGCCCAATACAGTCAGGAAGAAGCTATGCTTACGATTTCAATGTTACTGGTCAAAGAGGAACACTATGGTGGCATGCACATATTCTATGGCTGAGGGCCACTGTGTATGGTGCAATAGTGATTATGCCTACACCTGGAACACCATTTCCTTTCCCACAGCCAGACAGAGAATTTGAAATTCTCCTGG GTGAATGGTGGAACAATGATGTGGAAGAGATTGAAAATCAAGGGAACCAAATGGGGTTGCCACCAAATATGTCAGATGCACATACGATCAATGGGAAGCCAGGACCACTATTCCCGTGTTCTGAGAAGC ACACATTTGCAATGGAAGTAGAACAAGGGAAGACTTACCTTTTGAGAATCATCAATGCTGCCCTAAATGACGAGCTTTTCTTTGCCATTGCCGGTCACACTTTGACGGTAGTGGAAGTTGACGCTGTTTATACCAAACCCTTCACCACTCAAGCTATACTAATTGCACCTGGTCAAACCTCAAACGTTCTGGTCCAAGCTAACCAAGTTGCAGGTAGATACTTCATGGCCACCAAGGCCTTCATGGATGCTCCAATTCCAGTTGACAACAAAACTGCCACAGCAATACTCCAATACAAAGGCATCCCAAACACGGTCCTCCCCATTCTTCCACAGTTGCCGGCTAGCAATGACACAAGTTTTGCTTTGAGTTACAACAAGAAACTAAGGAGCCTGAACTCTGCCCTGTATCCTGCTAATGTTCCTCTTAAAGTTGATAGAAATCTTTTCTACACTATCGGTTTAGGCCAGAATTCTTGCCCCACATGCCTCAATGGGACTCGGATACTTGCTTCACtaaacaatgtatcttttgtgATGCCCCAAACTGCCCTTCTCCAAGCTCACTACTTCAATATCAAGGGGGTTTTCAGAACTGATTTCCCTGACCACCCTCCTACCCCTTTCAACTATACTGGTGCGCCACTAACCGCCAATCTCGCCACGTTAACTGGCACAAGAATTAGTAAGATTGCTTTCAATTCCACGGTGGAGCTAGTTTTGCAGGACACCAATCTTCTCAGTGTTGAGTCACATCCATTCCATCTTCACGGTTATAACTTCTTTGTTGTTGGAACCGGGGTTGGTAACTTCGATCCTGCTAAAGACCCTGCCATGTACAACTTGGTAGATCCTATTGAGAGGAACACAGTTGGGGTTCCTACGGGCGGTTGGACTGCAATTCGTTTTCGGGCAGATAATCCAG GTGTTTGGTTCATGCATTGTCATTTGGAGCTGCACACTGGTTGGGGGTTGAAAACGGCTTTTGTTGTGGAAAATGGACCAGGACAAGATCAATCTGTTCGGCCTCCACCGAAGGACCTACCCACATGCTAA
- the LOC108335669 gene encoding uncharacterized protein LOC108335669: MWRSLELLGKVKAKAVSGVQLKWMSTVMCLGDGSQGAVGSPVGLGLHAYEPTPVATLPSDIVSVHAGHYHSLALTSHGHLWAWGRNNEAQLGRGPSSRESWHEPERVKGLESVKVCAAFASGVVSAAVGDDGSVWVWGKSKRGQLGLGENITDALVPTKVEALSGENVSKISFGWGHALARTSDGKLFGWGYSADGRIGKMGNRFETSPLESTFRNNSQLSSSDLKDAENRVLQGMEQENDIPIVWEPRLVEELRGVHVVDIACGLDHSLVLCRDGMLLSCGSNVYGQLGRAEADLGIFPVDMSFTPIFIAAGLGHSLAICQLGEWDASVGTTNIASWGWNLSSQLGRLGDGKVPSFIDALNGENPVSVSAGRAHSLALTSKGELWLWGSGKSGRLGLATSADQVEPFCLDSLEGFQILQAVAGFDHNLILVAG, encoded by the exons ATGTGGCGATCACTGGAGTTGTTGGGGAAGGTGAAAGCGAAAGCGGTTAGTGGGGTCCAGTTGAAATGGATGAGCACGGTGATGTGTTTGGGTGATGGTAGCCAAGGAGCCGTTGGATCTCCGGTGGGTCTGGGACTCCACGCATATGAACCCACCCCTGTTGCTACTCTTCCTTCCGACATCGTTAGCGTCCACGCCGGACACTACCACTCCCTGGCCCTCACTTCCCACGGCCATCTCTGGGCCTGGGGCCGAAACAACGAGGCCCAACTCGGCCGCGGCCCATCCTCCAG AGAATCATGGCATGAGCCAGAGAGAGTAAAGGGGTTAGAGAGTGTGAAAGTGTGTGCTGCTTTTGCTTCGGGTGTTGTTTCCGCCGCCGTTGGGGATGACGGTTCGGTGTGGGTGTGGGGGAAGTCCAAACGCGGTCAACTTGGGCTTGGTGAAAATATCACCGATGCTCTTGTGCCTACCAAAGTTGAAGCACTTTCTGGAGAGAACGTCTCAAAG ATCTCGTTTGGATGGGGGCATGCTCTCGCTCGTACTTCGGATGGCAAGTTGTTTGGATGGGGTTATTCTGCGGACGGTAGGATAGGCAAAATGGGTAATCGCTTTGAGACATCTCCGTTGGAATCCACGTTTCGGAATAACTCACAACTCTCTAGTTCAGACCTCAAAGATGCTGAAAACAGAGTCTTGCAAGGAATGGAACAGGAGAATGACATACCAATAGTGTGGGAGCCCCGCTTGGTTGAAGAATTACGCGGTGTTCATGTTGTCGACATTGCGTGTGGCCTTGATCATTCTCTAGTTCTTTGCC GTGACGGTATGCTCTTGAGCTGTGGGAGCAACGTTTATGGCCAGTTGGGTCGAGCTGAAGCAGATTTGGGAATTTTTCCCGTTGACATGAGCTTCACTCCCATTTTTATTGCAGCAGGGCTTGGGCATTCATTGGCAATATGTCAGCTAGGTGAATGGGATGCTAGTGTGGGGACTACAAACATTGCTTCGTGGGGATGGAACCTTAGTTCTCAGCTTGGGAGGCTCGGGGATGGGAAAGTACCCTCTTTCATTGATGCATTGAATGGGGAAAACCCTGTCTCGGTTTCGGCTGGGCGTGCACATTCCCTTGCTCTCACGTCCAAAGGGGAATTGTGGTTATGGGGCTCTGGTAAAAGCGGCAGACTTGGATTGGCTACTTCTGCTGACCAAGTGGAGCCATTTTGCCTTGATTCTTTGGAgggttttcaaattttacagGCCGTGGCGGGGTTTGATCATAATCTGATTCTAGTTGCTGGCTGA
- the LOC108335670 gene encoding putative glucose-6-phosphate 1-epimerase isoform X1, with translation MAVVSMALSVNNPTFPNRCQINRRGGMAFASLSNQKGASLGVRLTEGEGNLPKLVLSSPAGSVCSEAEIYLYGGCITSWKVPGGKDLLFVRPDAVFNGKKPISGGVPHCFPQFGPGPIQQHGFARNVDWTLVDSENAEGSPVVTMELKDSPYSRAMWDFSFHALFKVTLNAKSLSTELTVKNTDSKAFSFSTALHTYFRASASDASVKGLKGCKTLNKDPDPKNPVEGREERDVVTFPGFVDCVYLDASSELQLDNGLGDLISIKNTNWSDAVLWNPYLQMEACYKDFVCVENAKIGSVQLEPEQTWTAVQHLSTA, from the exons ATGGCGGTGGTTTCCATGGCATTGAGCGTCAACAATCCCACCTTCCCCAATCGTTGCCAAATTAACAG GCGTGGTGGAATGGCGTTTGCAAGCTTGAGCAATCAAAAAGGTGCATCTTTGGGAGTGCGACTGACAGAGGGAGAGGGGAATTTGCCCAAGCTTGTGCTCTCTTCTCCGGCTGGTAG TGTGTGCAGTGAAGCTGAGATATACCTCTACGGAGGGTGCATTACCTCTTGGAAAGTTCCCGGTGGCAAGGACCTCCTCTTTGTTCGCCCTGACGCTGTTTTCAACGGGAAGAAACCGATAAG tGGAGGCGTTCCGCATTGTTTTCCACAGTTTGGTCCCGGTCCAATTCAGCAG CATGGGTTTGCACGGAATGTGGATTGGACTCTTGTTGATTCTGAGAACGCAGAAGGAAGTCCTGTTGTAACTATGGAACTGAAGGATTCTCCTTATAGTCGTGCTATGTGGGATTTCAGCTTCCATGCTTTATTCAAG GTCACACTAAATGCTAAAAGTCTTTCAACCGAACTAACAGTTAAAAATACAGACAGTAAAGCATTCTCATTTAGTACCGCCTTGCATACTTATTTTCGA GCTTCTGCTAGTGATGCATCAGTAAAGGGGTTGAAAGGTTGCAAAACTTTGAACAAAGATCCAGATCCTAAAAATCCGGTGGAGGGTAGGGAAGAGAG GGATGTGGTTACTTTCCCTGGATTTGTAGATTGTGTTTACCTTGATGCTTCCAGTGAGTTGCAACTTGACAATGGTTTGGGTGATCTAATATCTATCAAGAACACAAA TTGGTCAGATGCTGTGTTGTGGAATCCTTATCTTCAAATGGAGGCATGTTATAAAGATTTTGTTTGTGTCGAAAATGCTAAG ATTGGAAGTGTCCAGCTAGAGCCAGAACAGACTTGGACAGCTGTGCAGCACCTTAGCACAGCTTGA
- the LOC108335670 gene encoding putative glucose-6-phosphate 1-epimerase isoform X2, which yields MAVVSMALSVNNPTFPNRCQINRRGGMAFASLSNQKGASLGVRLTEGEGNLPKLVLSSPAGSEAEIYLYGGCITSWKVPGGKDLLFVRPDAVFNGKKPISGGVPHCFPQFGPGPIQQHGFARNVDWTLVDSENAEGSPVVTMELKDSPYSRAMWDFSFHALFKVTLNAKSLSTELTVKNTDSKAFSFSTALHTYFRASASDASVKGLKGCKTLNKDPDPKNPVEGREERDVVTFPGFVDCVYLDASSELQLDNGLGDLISIKNTNWSDAVLWNPYLQMEACYKDFVCVENAKIGSVQLEPEQTWTAVQHLSTA from the exons ATGGCGGTGGTTTCCATGGCATTGAGCGTCAACAATCCCACCTTCCCCAATCGTTGCCAAATTAACAG GCGTGGTGGAATGGCGTTTGCAAGCTTGAGCAATCAAAAAGGTGCATCTTTGGGAGTGCGACTGACAGAGGGAGAGGGGAATTTGCCCAAGCTTGTGCTCTCTTCTCCGGCTGGTAG TGAAGCTGAGATATACCTCTACGGAGGGTGCATTACCTCTTGGAAAGTTCCCGGTGGCAAGGACCTCCTCTTTGTTCGCCCTGACGCTGTTTTCAACGGGAAGAAACCGATAAG tGGAGGCGTTCCGCATTGTTTTCCACAGTTTGGTCCCGGTCCAATTCAGCAG CATGGGTTTGCACGGAATGTGGATTGGACTCTTGTTGATTCTGAGAACGCAGAAGGAAGTCCTGTTGTAACTATGGAACTGAAGGATTCTCCTTATAGTCGTGCTATGTGGGATTTCAGCTTCCATGCTTTATTCAAG GTCACACTAAATGCTAAAAGTCTTTCAACCGAACTAACAGTTAAAAATACAGACAGTAAAGCATTCTCATTTAGTACCGCCTTGCATACTTATTTTCGA GCTTCTGCTAGTGATGCATCAGTAAAGGGGTTGAAAGGTTGCAAAACTTTGAACAAAGATCCAGATCCTAAAAATCCGGTGGAGGGTAGGGAAGAGAG GGATGTGGTTACTTTCCCTGGATTTGTAGATTGTGTTTACCTTGATGCTTCCAGTGAGTTGCAACTTGACAATGGTTTGGGTGATCTAATATCTATCAAGAACACAAA TTGGTCAGATGCTGTGTTGTGGAATCCTTATCTTCAAATGGAGGCATGTTATAAAGATTTTGTTTGTGTCGAAAATGCTAAG ATTGGAAGTGTCCAGCTAGAGCCAGAACAGACTTGGACAGCTGTGCAGCACCTTAGCACAGCTTGA